A portion of the Syngnathoides biaculeatus isolate LvHL_M chromosome 7, ASM1980259v1, whole genome shotgun sequence genome contains these proteins:
- the lhx9 gene encoding LIM/homeobox protein Lhx9 isoform X3 has protein sequence MEVVGCKAEAAARTLRPAGPGAMLFHGISGDHIQGIMEEMERRSKSESRLAKSMQINGRETTMPSMSPEKPALCAGCGGKISDRYYLLAVDKQWHLRCLKCCECKLALESELTCFAKDGSIYCKEDYYRRFSVQRCARCHLGISASEMVMRARDSVYHLSCFTCTSCNKTLTTGDHFGMKDSLVYCRLHFESLVQGADYHPQLNFAELAAKGGGGGGGGALGLPYFNGTGTAQKGRPRKRKSPASMGLDLPSYNTGCNENDADHLDRDQQAYAPTQKTKRMRTSFKHHQLRTMKSYFAINHNPDAKDLKQLAQKTGLTKRVLQGEQILGHYSHTSRRLKIP, from the exons ATGGAAGTGGTTGGCTGCAAGGCAGAAGCAGCCGCTCGCACGTTGCGCCCTGCAGGACCGGGAGCCATGCTTTTCCACGGGATCTCCGGGGACCACATCCAAGGGATCATGGAGGAGATGGAGAGACGGTCCAAGTCGGAGTCTCGCTTGGCCAAGAGCATGCAGATCAACGGCAGAGAGACG ACCATGCCCTCCATGAGCCCGGAGAAGCCGGCCCTGTGCGCCGGCTGCGGGGGCAAGATCTCGGACAGATACTACCTCCTGGCCGTGGACAAACAGTGGCACCTGCGTTGTCTCAAATGCTGTGAATGTAAACTTGCGCTGGAGTCGGAGCTGACGTGTTTCGCCAAGGACGGCAGCATCTACTGCAAAGAGGATTACTACAG AAGGTTCTCGGTGCAGAGGTGCGCGCGCTGCCACCTGGGCATTTCCGCCTCGGAGATGGTGATGCGCGCGCGAGACTCCGTGTATCACCTGAGCTGCTTCACGTGCACGTCGTGCAACAAGACCCTCACCACGGGCGACCACTTCGGCATGAAGGACAGCCTCGTCTACTGCCGTCTGCACTTCGAGAGCTTGGTGCAAGGCGCCGACTACCACCCGCAGCTCAACTTCGCCGAGCTGGCGGCCaagggaggcggcggcgggggcggcggcgccCTCGGCCTGCCCTACTTCAACGGCACCGGCACGGCTCAGAAGGGTCGgccgaggaagaggaagagccCCGCCAGCATGGGCTTGGACTTACCGAGCTACAACACAG GCTGCAACGAGAACGACGCGGACCATTTGGACCGGGACCAGCAGGCCTACGCCCCGACGCAGAAGACCAAGCGCATGCGGACCTCGTTCAAGCACCACCAGCTGCGGACGATGAAATCCTACTTTGCCATCAACCACAACCCGGATGCGAAAGACCTCAAGCAGCTGGCCCAGAAGACGGGCCTGACCAAAAGAGTTCTGCAG GGAGAACAAATCTTGGGGCATTACAGCCATACATCCCGACGTTTGAAAATTCCCTAA
- the lhx9 gene encoding LIM/homeobox protein Lhx9 isoform X1, whose protein sequence is MEVVGCKAEAAARTLRPAGPGAMLFHGISGDHIQGIMEEMERRSKSESRLAKSMQINGRETTMPSMSPEKPALCAGCGGKISDRYYLLAVDKQWHLRCLKCCECKLALESELTCFAKDGSIYCKEDYYRRFSVQRCARCHLGISASEMVMRARDSVYHLSCFTCTSCNKTLTTGDHFGMKDSLVYCRLHFESLVQGADYHPQLNFAELAAKGGGGGGGGALGLPYFNGTGTAQKGRPRKRKSPASMGLDLPSYNTGCNENDADHLDRDQQAYAPTQKTKRMRTSFKHHQLRTMKSYFAINHNPDAKDLKQLAQKTGLTKRVLQVWFQNARAKFRRNVLRQENGGVDKADGTSLPPPSSDSGALTPPSSAATLTDLTNPSITVVTSVTSSLDSHDSESPSQTTLTNLF, encoded by the exons ATGGAAGTGGTTGGCTGCAAGGCAGAAGCAGCCGCTCGCACGTTGCGCCCTGCAGGACCGGGAGCCATGCTTTTCCACGGGATCTCCGGGGACCACATCCAAGGGATCATGGAGGAGATGGAGAGACGGTCCAAGTCGGAGTCTCGCTTGGCCAAGAGCATGCAGATCAACGGCAGAGAGACG ACCATGCCCTCCATGAGCCCGGAGAAGCCGGCCCTGTGCGCCGGCTGCGGGGGCAAGATCTCGGACAGATACTACCTCCTGGCCGTGGACAAACAGTGGCACCTGCGTTGTCTCAAATGCTGTGAATGTAAACTTGCGCTGGAGTCGGAGCTGACGTGTTTCGCCAAGGACGGCAGCATCTACTGCAAAGAGGATTACTACAG AAGGTTCTCGGTGCAGAGGTGCGCGCGCTGCCACCTGGGCATTTCCGCCTCGGAGATGGTGATGCGCGCGCGAGACTCCGTGTATCACCTGAGCTGCTTCACGTGCACGTCGTGCAACAAGACCCTCACCACGGGCGACCACTTCGGCATGAAGGACAGCCTCGTCTACTGCCGTCTGCACTTCGAGAGCTTGGTGCAAGGCGCCGACTACCACCCGCAGCTCAACTTCGCCGAGCTGGCGGCCaagggaggcggcggcgggggcggcggcgccCTCGGCCTGCCCTACTTCAACGGCACCGGCACGGCTCAGAAGGGTCGgccgaggaagaggaagagccCCGCCAGCATGGGCTTGGACTTACCGAGCTACAACACAG GCTGCAACGAGAACGACGCGGACCATTTGGACCGGGACCAGCAGGCCTACGCCCCGACGCAGAAGACCAAGCGCATGCGGACCTCGTTCAAGCACCACCAGCTGCGGACGATGAAATCCTACTTTGCCATCAACCACAACCCGGATGCGAAAGACCTCAAGCAGCTGGCCCAGAAGACGGGCCTGACCAAAAGAGTTCTGCAG GTTTGGTTCCAAAACGCGAGAGCCAAATTCAGAAGGAACGTTTTACGACAGGAGAACGGAGGTGTTGATAAGGCCGACGGCACCTCGCTCCCTCCGCCCTCGTCCGACAGTGGGGCCCTGACCCCCCCCTCCAGCGCAGCCACTCTAACAGACCTGACAAACCCCTCGATTACCGTAGTGACGTCAGTCACCTCTAGTTTGGACAGCCACGATTCGGAGAGCCCTTCACAAACTACCTTGACGAACCTTTTCTAG
- the lhx9 gene encoding LIM/homeobox protein Lhx9 isoform X2 yields the protein MEVVGCKAEAAARTLRPAGPGAMLFHGISGDHIQGIMEEMERRSKSESRLAKSMQINGRETTMPSMSPEKPALCAGCGGKISDRYYLLAVDKQWHLRCLKCCECKLALESELTCFAKDGSIYCKEDYYRFSVQRCARCHLGISASEMVMRARDSVYHLSCFTCTSCNKTLTTGDHFGMKDSLVYCRLHFESLVQGADYHPQLNFAELAAKGGGGGGGGALGLPYFNGTGTAQKGRPRKRKSPASMGLDLPSYNTGCNENDADHLDRDQQAYAPTQKTKRMRTSFKHHQLRTMKSYFAINHNPDAKDLKQLAQKTGLTKRVLQVWFQNARAKFRRNVLRQENGGVDKADGTSLPPPSSDSGALTPPSSAATLTDLTNPSITVVTSVTSSLDSHDSESPSQTTLTNLF from the exons ATGGAAGTGGTTGGCTGCAAGGCAGAAGCAGCCGCTCGCACGTTGCGCCCTGCAGGACCGGGAGCCATGCTTTTCCACGGGATCTCCGGGGACCACATCCAAGGGATCATGGAGGAGATGGAGAGACGGTCCAAGTCGGAGTCTCGCTTGGCCAAGAGCATGCAGATCAACGGCAGAGAGACG ACCATGCCCTCCATGAGCCCGGAGAAGCCGGCCCTGTGCGCCGGCTGCGGGGGCAAGATCTCGGACAGATACTACCTCCTGGCCGTGGACAAACAGTGGCACCTGCGTTGTCTCAAATGCTGTGAATGTAAACTTGCGCTGGAGTCGGAGCTGACGTGTTTCGCCAAGGACGGCAGCATCTACTGCAAAGAGGATTACTACAG GTTCTCGGTGCAGAGGTGCGCGCGCTGCCACCTGGGCATTTCCGCCTCGGAGATGGTGATGCGCGCGCGAGACTCCGTGTATCACCTGAGCTGCTTCACGTGCACGTCGTGCAACAAGACCCTCACCACGGGCGACCACTTCGGCATGAAGGACAGCCTCGTCTACTGCCGTCTGCACTTCGAGAGCTTGGTGCAAGGCGCCGACTACCACCCGCAGCTCAACTTCGCCGAGCTGGCGGCCaagggaggcggcggcgggggcggcggcgccCTCGGCCTGCCCTACTTCAACGGCACCGGCACGGCTCAGAAGGGTCGgccgaggaagaggaagagccCCGCCAGCATGGGCTTGGACTTACCGAGCTACAACACAG GCTGCAACGAGAACGACGCGGACCATTTGGACCGGGACCAGCAGGCCTACGCCCCGACGCAGAAGACCAAGCGCATGCGGACCTCGTTCAAGCACCACCAGCTGCGGACGATGAAATCCTACTTTGCCATCAACCACAACCCGGATGCGAAAGACCTCAAGCAGCTGGCCCAGAAGACGGGCCTGACCAAAAGAGTTCTGCAG GTTTGGTTCCAAAACGCGAGAGCCAAATTCAGAAGGAACGTTTTACGACAGGAGAACGGAGGTGTTGATAAGGCCGACGGCACCTCGCTCCCTCCGCCCTCGTCCGACAGTGGGGCCCTGACCCCCCCCTCCAGCGCAGCCACTCTAACAGACCTGACAAACCCCTCGATTACCGTAGTGACGTCAGTCACCTCTAGTTTGGACAGCCACGATTCGGAGAGCCCTTCACAAACTACCTTGACGAACCTTTTCTAG